The sequence below is a genomic window from Ignavibacteriales bacterium.
TAGATTGATGGATCATCTGTCTGCAATTGTTTGTTTACGTTTATCCAGCCGCGTTCATTTACTTTTACTTTTGTGTTCTCGAGTCCGAGTCCTTTTGTTTCAGGTCTTCTTCCTATTGACATAAGAACATAATCATAAACAGTTTCTGTTATGTTTCCGTCGCTTGATTGAATCTTTACATTAATTCCTTTTTCAACTTCCTTTAACTCAACAACTTTTGAGTTGAGCATAACTTTTTCAAATTGTTTTTCAACTCTTCTTGATAAGAAAGTTACAAGATCCCTGTCAGCACCGGGCAATAATCCGGCAGTCATTTCAACAACAGAAACTTTTGTACCGAGCGCGTTGTAAACAGAACCAAGTTCAAGCCCGATGTAACCGCCGCCAACCACTAAAAGGCTTCTGGGAATTTCAGGAAGATCAAGTGCTGAAGTAGAGTTCAATAATTTTTTGCTGTTGATACTCAATGAAGGAATTGTTGCAATAACAGAGCCGGTAGCGATGATCGCTTTATCATATTTATGTTCGATTGTTTCACCGGATGATTTTTCAATCTTCACTGTATTTGAATTAATAAAAGTTGCTCTTCCCTGGATGAAGTTAACCTTCCTCATTTTGGAAACTGTACCCACACCGCCTGTGAGTTTGTTTACAACATTATCTTTGTAAGTACGAAGTTTATCGATATCAATTTTGGGTTTCCCAAATTCAACTCCCCAGTTTTTTGCTTCATCGGCTTCATGAATAAGTTTGGCAACGTGCAGTAATGCCTTTGATGGAATACATCCGCGGTAAAGGCAAACACCTCCGGGATTTTTTTCAAGATCAACAAGCGTCACTTCCATTCCAAGATCTGAGGCAAGGAACGCGGCTGCGTATCCGCCGGGTCCCGCACCGATTACAGTTAATTTTATTTTGTCAGACATATTAGAACTCAACGATTTAGATTAAGATAAAGAATAAGATTAAGATGTTTTATTATAGTTTTCAATTTCTTCATAAACGCGATCTGAATTGCTTCTGATTAAGCCGATCAACATTGAAAATATTTCTTTTAACTTTTGTTTACCAAATGTTTTTTCATCTTGATCGATATTTTTTTTGATAAAAATAATATCAATACATGAAGATGATTCCAAAACAGATCCTTTTGAAATGTCAAAGTACCTGCACCTGTCCTTAGAAGTATATTTACCGTTACCTTCTGCAATATTTAATAGAATTGAGTTTGAAGCTCGTTCAAGTTGATTCCGAATGTCAGAGCGATAATCTAATTTAGATAAGATAGGTTGTATCCACTCTATAAACTCAAGTGATATTTGATTCACTAATAATTTTTCATGATCAAAATAAATTAAATTTGAACCCTCATTCATAGCTTTACCTTTCTTAATCTTTATCTTATTCTTACTCTTAGTTTACAAGAGCAGCTTCATCGGCTCTTCAAGCGCTTCAACAACCCATCGTAAAAATCTTGCCGCGTCTGCACCATCGATAATCCTGTGATCATAAGACAAAGACAAAGGCAGCATTAATCTTGCGTCGAATTTATTATCGCGGTAAACGGGTTCCATTTTTCCTCTCGATACACCAAGTATCGCTACTTCCGGTGCGTTAACAATTGGAGTGAAAGATGTTCCGCCTATCCCGCCAAGATTAGTAATTGTAAAACATCCGCCCTGCATTTCTTCGATAGATATTTTTCTGGTGCGTGCTTTTTCTGCAAGTTGAGTCATCTCAACGGAAAGTTCAATAAGATTTTTCTGATTAACATTTTTTACAACGGGAACGATCAATCCGTGTTCAGTATCAACTGCAATTCCGACATTAAAATAATTTTTATAAATGACTTCCTGCTTTTCCATATCAATGCTGGAATTGAACTGAGGAAATTCCTTTAAAGCGGCACCAATAACTTTTAAGAGAACAGAAGTCATTGTAAGTTTTCCGCCTGCTTTTTCCGCTTTGGGATTGAAAGCAACGCGAGCCTTTTCAAGCAACGTAATGTCTGCTTTATCAAACTGTGTAACGTGGGGAATTGTCGCCCATGCGTAACTTAAATGTTCAGCAGTTTTTGCACGGATTTTACTGAATGGTTTCCGATCAACATTTCCATACTTGGTAAAGTCAGGTAACGGTTCCTGTTTAAATCCGAATGAACCGCCGGATGCTCTTTCTTCATTGAGTTTTTTAACATACGATTTAACATCGTCCATTGAGATTCTGCCGGAAGGACCTGAGCCGGGAACTTTGTTTATATCGATTCCAAGTTCGCGCGCAATTCTTCTTACTGATGGCGCTGCTGGTGCAGAGCCTCTTTGTATCGGGGGCTGTTCATCAAGTTCTGATGCTGCAACTTTTTCTCTTTCACCTTTTGATGAATCTGTTGTTGAAACTGGTTCAAACTTTTGCTCTTCTTCTTTTGCTGCAGGTTTTGGTTTGTCTTCTTTCTGTTCAGCCTTTACAGTAGTGCCCTGTGTCACTTCAACTTTAATAATAGTCTGACCGACTTTAGCTTTGTCGCCGGCTTTTATCAAAACTTCTTTAACTGTTCCTTCAAGTGATGATGGCACTTCTATTGTTGCTTTGTCGGTTTCAATTTCAAGTATTCCCTGGTCTTTTGAAAGTGAGTCGCCGACTTTGACAAGAATATTTAGCACATCTGCTGATTCAATATTTTCTCCAAGGTCAGGAAGTTTAAATTCAACTATTTCTGTTTTACCGGGAACGACTTTGGTTTCAGGTTGGCTGGTTGTTTTTGCTTCAGCAATTTTTTTTGATTCAGGTTTTGATTCTTTAACTTGGCGTTGTGGTGGTTCGGTCTTTGTTTCTTTTTGTGAACCGTTTGATGACTCAACGCTGATCAAAACCTGTCCGACTTTTACTTTGTCGCCGGCCTTTACTTTTACTGATTTTATTGTTCCTTCAACAGTTGAGGGAACTTCTATAGTTGCTTTGTCGGTTTCAATCTCAATAACCGATTGATCTTTTTTTATTACATCACCTTCTTTGACAAGAACATTAAGTATGTCGGCACTTTCAATGTTTTCACCAAGTTCGGGTAGTTTGAAATCTGTTGTCATTTTTTAGATCCTGATTTTCATTACTTCTTAAAT
It includes:
- a CDS encoding dihydrolipoyllysine-residue acetyltransferase gives rise to the protein MTTDFKLPELGENIESADILNVLVKEGDVIKKDQSVIEIETDKATIEVPSTVEGTIKSVKVKAGDKVKVGQVLISVESSNGSQKETKTEPPQRQVKESKPESKKIAEAKTTSQPETKVVPGKTEIVEFKLPDLGENIESADVLNILVKVGDSLSKDQGILEIETDKATIEVPSSLEGTVKEVLIKAGDKAKVGQTIIKVEVTQGTTVKAEQKEDKPKPAAKEEEQKFEPVSTTDSSKGEREKVAASELDEQPPIQRGSAPAAPSVRRIARELGIDINKVPGSGPSGRISMDDVKSYVKKLNEERASGGSFGFKQEPLPDFTKYGNVDRKPFSKIRAKTAEHLSYAWATIPHVTQFDKADITLLEKARVAFNPKAEKAGGKLTMTSVLLKVIGAALKEFPQFNSSIDMEKQEVIYKNYFNVGIAVDTEHGLIVPVVKNVNQKNLIELSVEMTQLAEKARTRKISIEEMQGGCFTITNLGGIGGTSFTPIVNAPEVAILGVSRGKMEPVYRDNKFDARLMLPLSLSYDHRIIDGADAARFLRWVVEALEEPMKLLL
- the lpdA gene encoding dihydrolipoyl dehydrogenase; this translates as MSDKIKLTVIGAGPGGYAAAFLASDLGMEVTLVDLEKNPGGVCLYRGCIPSKALLHVAKLIHEADEAKNWGVEFGKPKIDIDKLRTYKDNVVNKLTGGVGTVSKMRKVNFIQGRATFINSNTVKIEKSSGETIEHKYDKAIIATGSVIATIPSLSINSKKLLNSTSALDLPEIPRSLLVVGGGYIGLELGSVYNALGTKVSVVEMTAGLLPGADRDLVTFLSRRVEKQFEKVMLNSKVVELKEVEKGINVKIQSSDGNITETVYDYVLMSIGRRPETKGLGLENTKVKVNERGWINVNKQLQTDDPSIYAIGDIVGEPMLAHKASHEGRTAVEAIAGHKVAFEPQAIPAVVFTDPEIAWAGLTETQAKEKGIKHEVAKFPWAASGRAVTLDRNDGVTKLIVDPDTQRILGVGICGPGAGELIAEGVLAIEMGANVTDIKLTIHPHPTLSETIMESAEVFFGQSTHTYKPKR
- a CDS encoding four helix bundle protein — encoded protein: MNEGSNLIYFDHEKLLVNQISLEFIEWIQPILSKLDYRSDIRNQLERASNSILLNIAEGNGKYTSKDRCRYFDISKGSVLESSSCIDIIFIKKNIDQDEKTFGKQKLKEIFSMLIGLIRSNSDRVYEEIENYNKTS